The genomic stretch TCTCCGTCGGGCCGTCAATCCCAACGTTGCCTGCGGCCGCGACAAGAGGAAGATCATGCGGGAAGGAATGGCATCTGGCCGCCTTTGCCGGCAACATGAAGACGCAGAGACGTTCTGAACCCTTGGATCGCAACAACGGACGTCATCGCGGGCTTCTATTTTCTTGAAATACACGATAGACCCTATTCACTCAATAACGATGGTCACGTAAGATTCATCAAGATCGTCGGACAAGGAGGTCTTTATGCCGTCGAATATGCCAAAAACGCGCCGCGGTTTTCTGACCCTTGCAGGCGCCGCATTGATGGTTGCGGGGCTTCCCGCTATTGCGCCTGTCGCTGCGAAAGAGGAATTACAGGAAACAGAGATCAGTCCTGCGGAAGACCTGATGCGGGAGCATGGGATTCTACGTCGCCTGCTCCTTATCTATGATGAGGTGCTCCGACGCATGGACAAGAATACGGAAACACCCGCTGAAGTCATCTCCGGTTCAGCCGGGATCGTCCGCCGGTTCATTGAAAACTATCATGAAAAGCTCGAAGAAGAAGAGGTCTTTCCCCGCTTCAATAAAGCAGGGAGGCTCACCGGTCTCGTGAAGGTGCTCTATGGTCAGCACCAGGCGGGACGCCGTCTTACGGATGAGATCTTGCGCACCTCAAGTGCTTCCGCCCTTGGTATCGGCCAGCCACGACACGAACTGGTCGAATCGCTCGAGCGGTTCATCCGTATGTACCGTCCCCATGCGGCTCGTGAAGATACCGTTCTTTTCCCTTCTTTCAGGACGATTCTCACCGCCAAGGAGTACGATCAATTGGGTGAAAAGTTCGAGGACAAGGAAATGGAGCTTTTCGGGAAGGGCGGATTTGAGAAGATCGTGGAGGAAGTCGCCGAATTGGAGAGAAAACTGGGCGTGTACGATCTTGCGCAATTCACCCCTTAAGGGGATTGATTAAGAAAAGGATCGGGCTTTTCTGGATTTCCTGGATTTTGCCTCGACTCTTACACTTTTTCCATTTGTGGAGGAAAATTATAGACCTGGAAGAAAAGGCATGGATAGGCCTGATTGCAGTGACCGTCCTTCTTATCGTTGGGGCAAGGTATTTGCCGTACTTCCCCGGTGACCTGGCGGTGGCTCGCTTCGTTCAATGGATTACGCCCGCATCCACGGGGTGGGCGGAGTGGATTTCCTCAACAGCCAAATTCCCTTTGAACCTCGTTCTGCTTACACTTACAATCGGTTTTTCCTGGTGGCTTGCCGGCCGGCATGCCGCCTTGCTTGCCATGGTCAGTTTTGCCGGGATGTGGGTCCTTGGGATAGGGCTTGGCCCTTTGCTTGCCAGACCGCGTCCATCGCCCGATCTTATCCATGTGGCCGGGAACCTCTCCGGATATTCCTTTCCGTCCATTTTTGGCCTGACTTACGCGTCGACCATCGGATACCTTGGTTTGCTGTTGACAAGAAAAGCTTCTGGGATACT from Deltaproteobacteria bacterium encodes the following:
- a CDS encoding hemerythrin domain-containing protein translates to MPKTRRGFLTLAGAALMVAGLPAIAPVAAKEELQETEISPAEDLMREHGILRRLLLIYDEVLRRMDKNTETPAEVISGSAGIVRRFIENYHEKLEEEEVFPRFNKAGRLTGLVKVLYGQHQAGRRLTDEILRTSSASALGIGQPRHELVESLERFIRMYRPHAAREDTVLFPSFRTILTAKEYDQLGEKFEDKEMELFGKGGFEKIVEEVAELERKLGVYDLAQFTP
- a CDS encoding phosphatase PAP2 family protein, whose amino-acid sequence is MPRLLHFFHLWRKIIDLEEKAWIGLIAVTVLLIVGARYLPYFPGDLAVARFVQWITPASTGWAEWISSTAKFPLNLVLLTLTIGFSWWLAGRHAALLAMVSFAGMWVLGIGLGPLLARPRPSPDLIHVAGNLSGYSFPSIFGLTYASTIGYLGLLLTRKASGILRRTAVIACGLSLLVGWAARIALGAHWPSDVIMSYLIGFLWAYFLIRFVYRKFAGNARIP